A stretch of the Mycobacterium shigaense genome encodes the following:
- a CDS encoding multifunctional oxoglutarate decarboxylase/oxoglutarate dehydrogenase thiamine pyrophosphate-binding subunit/dihydrolipoyllysine-residue succinyltransferase subunit, with product MSNVSSPFGQNEWLVEEMYRKFRDDPSSVDPSWHEFLVDYNPESIAPAQDTPSAAKPPQPQPATPAQPTAATPAPAKAAPAPATSGNGAAAAPAKAPTPPPAEGDELQVLRGAAAAVVRNMSASLDVPTATSVRAVPAKLMIDNRIVINNQLKRTRGGKISFTHLLGYALVQAVKAFPNMNRHYAEVDGKPTAVTPAHTNLGLAIDLQGKDGKRSLVVAGIKKCEEMRFAEFVSAYEDIVRRARDGKLTAEDFAGVTISLTNPGTIGTVHSVPRLMAGQGAIIGVGAMEYPAEFQGASEERIAELGIGKLITLTSTYDHRIIQGAESGDFLRTIHEMLLSDAFWDEIFRELGNPYLPVRWSTDNPDSIVDKNARVMELIAAYRNRGHLMADIDPLRLDTSRFRSHPDLEILNHDLTLWDLDRVFKVNGFGGREYSKLRDVLGLLRDAYCRHIGVEYTHILEPEQQRWLEERIETKHVKPTVGEQKYILSKLNAAEAFETFLQTKYVGQKRFSLEGAESQIPLMDAVIDQCAEHGLDEVVIGMPHRGRLNVLANIVGKPYSQIFSEFEGNLNPSQAHGSGDVKYHLGATGVYIQMFGDNDIQVSLTANPSHLEAVDPVLEGLVRARQDLLDRGTDDYGGKSFAVVPLMLHGDAAFAGQGVVAETLNLALLPGYRVGGTIHVIVNNQIGFTTAPEFSRSSEYCTDVAKMIGAPIFHVNGDDPEACVWVARLAVDFRQKFRKDVVIDMLCYRRRGHNEGDDPSMTNPYMYDVVDTKRGARKSYTEALIGRGDISLKEAEDALRDYQGQLEQVFNEVREVEKHGVQPSSSVEADQVVPAGLSTAVDKSLLARIGDAFLAVPDGFTVHPRVKPVLERRREMAYEGKIDWAFGELLALGSLVAEGKLVRLSGQDTRRGTFSQRHSVIIDRHTGAEFTPLQLLATNKDGTPSGGKFLVYDSPLSEYATVGFEYGYTVGNPDALVLWEAQFGDFVNGAQSIIDEFISSGEAKWGQLSNVVLLLPHGHEGQGPDHTSGRIERFLQLWAEGSMTIAVPSTPSNYFHLLRRHALDGVQRPLIVFTPKSMLRNKAAVSDIRDFTEIKFRSVLEEPTYEDGIGDRGKVRRVLLTSGKIYYELVARKAKDNRDDVAIVRIEQLAPLPKRRLSETLDRYEDAHEFFWVQEEPANQGAWPRFGLELPELLPEKLTGIKRISRRAMSAPSSGSSKVHAVEQQEILDTAFG from the coding sequence GTGAGCAACGTAAGTTCACCGTTCGGGCAAAACGAATGGCTGGTCGAAGAAATGTACCGCAAGTTCCGCGACGACCCGTCGTCGGTGGATCCCAGCTGGCACGAATTCCTGGTTGACTACAACCCCGAGTCCATCGCACCGGCGCAGGACACCCCGAGCGCCGCGAAGCCGCCGCAACCCCAGCCCGCCACACCGGCACAGCCCACGGCCGCGACACCCGCCCCGGCCAAGGCCGCACCCGCACCTGCAACCAGCGGCAACGGCGCCGCCGCCGCACCCGCCAAAGCCCCGACCCCCCCGCCCGCCGAGGGCGACGAGCTGCAGGTGCTGCGCGGCGCCGCCGCGGCCGTCGTCAGGAACATGTCCGCGTCCCTGGACGTGCCGACGGCGACCAGTGTCCGGGCCGTCCCGGCCAAGCTGATGATCGACAACCGGATCGTCATCAACAACCAGCTCAAGCGCACCCGCGGCGGCAAGATCTCGTTCACCCACCTGCTGGGCTACGCGCTGGTGCAGGCGGTCAAGGCGTTCCCCAACATGAACCGGCACTACGCCGAGGTCGACGGCAAACCCACCGCGGTCACCCCGGCGCACACCAACCTCGGCCTGGCCATCGACCTGCAGGGCAAGGACGGCAAGCGCTCGCTGGTGGTGGCCGGCATCAAGAAGTGCGAGGAGATGCGCTTCGCCGAATTCGTCTCGGCCTACGAAGACATCGTGCGGCGCGCCCGCGATGGCAAGCTGACCGCGGAAGACTTTGCCGGAGTGACGATTTCGCTGACCAACCCCGGCACCATCGGTACCGTGCACTCGGTGCCGCGGCTAATGGCCGGCCAGGGCGCGATCATCGGCGTCGGCGCGATGGAATACCCCGCGGAGTTCCAGGGCGCCAGCGAGGAACGCATCGCCGAGCTCGGCATCGGCAAGCTGATCACCCTGACCTCGACCTACGATCACCGCATCATCCAGGGCGCCGAGTCCGGCGACTTCCTGCGCACCATCCACGAGATGCTGCTCTCGGATGCGTTCTGGGACGAGATCTTCCGCGAACTGGGCAACCCGTACCTGCCGGTGCGGTGGAGCACCGACAACCCGGACTCGATCGTCGACAAAAACGCCCGCGTGATGGAGTTGATCGCGGCCTACCGCAACCGCGGCCACCTGATGGCCGACATCGACCCGCTGCGGCTGGACACCAGCCGGTTCCGCAGCCACCCGGACCTGGAGATCCTCAATCACGACCTGACGCTGTGGGATCTGGACCGGGTGTTCAAGGTCAACGGCTTCGGCGGCCGCGAGTACTCGAAGCTGCGCGACGTGCTGGGCCTGCTGCGCGACGCCTACTGCCGCCACATCGGCGTCGAGTACACCCACATCCTCGAGCCCGAACAGCAGCGCTGGCTCGAGGAGCGCATCGAAACCAAACACGTCAAACCCACTGTGGGCGAACAGAAGTACATCCTGAGCAAGCTCAACGCCGCCGAGGCCTTCGAAACCTTCCTGCAAACCAAATACGTTGGGCAGAAACGGTTCTCGCTGGAAGGTGCCGAGAGTCAGATCCCGCTGATGGATGCGGTGATCGACCAGTGCGCCGAGCACGGTCTGGACGAGGTGGTCATCGGGATGCCGCACCGGGGCCGGCTCAACGTGCTGGCCAACATCGTCGGCAAGCCCTACTCACAGATCTTCTCCGAGTTCGAGGGCAACCTGAACCCGTCGCAGGCGCACGGTTCCGGTGACGTCAAGTACCACCTGGGCGCCACCGGGGTCTACATACAGATGTTCGGCGACAACGACATTCAGGTGTCGCTGACCGCCAACCCGTCGCACCTGGAGGCCGTCGACCCGGTGTTGGAGGGGCTGGTGCGGGCCAGGCAGGACCTGCTGGACCGGGGCACCGACGACTACGGCGGCAAGAGCTTCGCGGTGGTGCCGCTGATGTTGCACGGCGACGCCGCCTTCGCCGGACAGGGCGTGGTCGCCGAGACGCTGAACCTGGCGCTGCTGCCGGGCTATCGCGTCGGCGGCACCATCCACGTGATCGTCAACAACCAGATCGGCTTCACCACCGCACCGGAGTTCTCCCGATCCAGCGAGTACTGCACCGATGTGGCGAAAATGATTGGTGCGCCGATCTTTCACGTCAACGGCGACGACCCGGAGGCGTGCGTGTGGGTGGCACGGCTGGCAGTGGACTTCCGGCAGAAGTTCCGCAAGGACGTCGTGATCGACATGCTGTGCTACCGCCGCCGCGGGCACAACGAAGGCGACGACCCGTCGATGACCAACCCGTACATGTACGACGTCGTCGACACCAAGCGCGGGGCCCGCAAGAGCTACACCGAAGCGCTGATCGGCCGCGGCGACATCTCGTTGAAGGAGGCCGAGGACGCGCTGCGCGACTACCAGGGCCAGCTGGAGCAGGTGTTCAACGAGGTGCGCGAGGTGGAAAAGCACGGCGTGCAACCGAGTTCGTCCGTCGAGGCTGACCAGGTGGTGCCCGCGGGGCTGTCCACCGCGGTCGACAAGTCGCTGCTGGCCCGCATCGGCGACGCGTTCCTGGCCGTTCCGGACGGATTCACCGTGCACCCGCGCGTCAAGCCGGTGCTCGAGAGGCGCCGCGAGATGGCCTACGAGGGCAAGATCGACTGGGCCTTCGGTGAGCTGCTTGCCCTGGGATCGCTTGTCGCCGAGGGCAAGCTGGTCCGGCTGTCCGGCCAGGACACCCGTCGCGGCACCTTCTCCCAGCGGCATTCGGTGATCATCGACAGGCACACCGGCGCGGAGTTCACCCCGTTGCAGCTGCTGGCGACCAACAAGGACGGCACCCCGTCCGGCGGCAAGTTCCTGGTCTACGACTCCCCGCTGTCCGAGTACGCCACCGTGGGCTTCGAATACGGCTACACCGTGGGCAACCCGGACGCACTCGTGTTGTGGGAGGCGCAGTTCGGCGACTTCGTCAACGGTGCCCAGTCGATCATCGACGAGTTCATCAGCTCCGGCGAGGCCAAGTGGGGCCAGCTGTCCAATGTGGTGTTGTTGCTGCCGCACGGCCACGAGGGGCAGGGACCCGACCACACCTCGGGCCGCATCGAACGCTTCCTGCAACTGTGGGCGGAGGGTTCGATGACGATCGCGGTTCCGTCGACGCCGTCGAACTACTTCCACCTATTGCGCCGGCACGCGCTGGACGGTGTGCAGCGCCCGCTGATCGTCTTCACCCCGAAGTCCATGCTGCGCAACAAGGCGGCCGTCAGCGACATCCGGGACTTCACCGAGATCAAGTTCCGTTCGGTGCTCGAGGAACCCACCTACGAGGACGGCATCGGCGATCGCGGCAAAGTCCGGCGGGTCCTGCTGACCAGCGGCAAGATCTACTACGAGCTGGTGGCACGCAAGGCCAAGGACAACCGCGACGACGTGGCGATCGTGCGGATCGAGCAGTTGGCGCCGCTGCCGAAGCGGCGGCTCAGCGAGACGCTGGACCGCTACGAGGACGCCCACGAGTTCTTCTGGGTCCAGGAGGAGCCGGCCAATCAGGGCGCGTGGCCGCGGTTCGGCCTGGAGCTGCCGGAGCTGCTGCCGGAAAAGCTGACGGGGATCAAGCGGATCTCCCGCCGGGCGATGTCGGCGCCGTCGTCGGGTTCGTCGAAGGTGCACGCGGTCGAGCAGCAGGAGATCCTCGACACGGCGTTCGGCTGA
- a CDS encoding SDR family NAD(P)-dependent oxidoreductase yields MQRFAGKVAVVTGAGSGIGQALAIELGRSGASLAISDVDTEGLAHTEEQLKAIGAPVKADRLDVTEREAFLLYADAVKEHFGKVNQIYNNAGIAFTGDIEVSQFKDIERVMDVDFWGVVNGTKAFLPHLIASGDGHVINISSIFGLFSVPGQAAYNSAKFAVRGFTEALRQEMILAKHPVKVTTVHPGGIKTAIARNATAAEGLDPDQLAKLFDKRLARTSPEQAARIILDGVHKNRARVLVGADAKILDIMVRLLGSGYQRVVGSSMGRLIPR; encoded by the coding sequence ATGCAGAGGTTCGCAGGCAAGGTCGCGGTCGTCACCGGTGCCGGTTCGGGTATCGGGCAGGCGCTGGCCATCGAGCTGGGCCGCTCGGGTGCCAGCCTGGCGATCAGCGACGTCGACACCGAGGGCCTGGCGCACACCGAGGAGCAGCTCAAGGCGATCGGCGCCCCGGTCAAGGCCGACCGCCTGGACGTGACCGAACGCGAGGCGTTCCTGCTGTACGCCGACGCCGTCAAGGAGCATTTCGGCAAGGTCAACCAGATCTACAACAACGCCGGCATCGCCTTCACCGGCGACATCGAGGTCAGCCAGTTCAAGGACATCGAGCGGGTGATGGACGTCGACTTCTGGGGCGTCGTGAACGGCACCAAGGCCTTTCTGCCGCACCTGATCGCCTCGGGCGACGGCCACGTCATCAATATTTCCAGCATTTTCGGGCTGTTCTCGGTGCCGGGCCAGGCGGCGTACAACTCGGCCAAGTTCGCCGTCCGCGGCTTCACCGAGGCGCTGCGCCAGGAGATGATCCTGGCGAAGCACCCGGTGAAAGTGACCACCGTGCACCCCGGCGGCATCAAGACCGCGATCGCCCGCAACGCCACCGCCGCCGAGGGCCTCGACCCCGATCAACTGGCCAAGCTGTTCGACAAGCGGCTGGCGCGCACCAGCCCGGAGCAAGCCGCCCGCATCATCCTCGACGGCGTGCACAAGAACCGGGCGCGGGTGCTGGTGGGCGCCGACGCCAAGATCCTCGACATCATGGTCCGCCTGCTCGGCTCTGGCTATCAGCGCGTCGTCGGCTCGTCGATGGGACGGTTGATCCCGCGCTAG
- a CDS encoding glycine betaine ABC transporter substrate-binding protein, with protein MRAGRLAALLVAAALGMLSCAGCATHPGNSHPAGVVVGSGRDAESTLLAAIYAAALRSYGFAARTETSDSPMAQLDSGAFTVVPAFTGRMLQILRPGAAALSDTQVYRTMVAALPEGVAAGDYTTAAEDKPLLVVTQSTAKAWGGNDRNADLSLVLKHCDGLVLGIVAGRGAPEAIRGCRLPVAREFLDEATMFNAVRAGQLTAAWTSTADPAIPGDLVSLADGKPTLIQAENVVPLYRRNALTDRQLLAINEVAGVLDTAALADMRRQVASGADPQVVAGGWLGEHPLGR; from the coding sequence GTGAGGGCCGGCAGGCTGGCCGCCCTGCTGGTGGCCGCCGCGTTGGGAATGCTCTCGTGCGCCGGCTGCGCCACCCACCCCGGCAACAGCCATCCGGCCGGGGTGGTGGTCGGTTCCGGGCGCGACGCTGAGTCGACGCTGCTGGCCGCGATCTACGCGGCGGCACTGCGGTCCTACGGCTTCGCCGCCCGCACCGAGACGAGCGACAGTCCGATGGCCCAGCTGGACTCGGGAGCGTTCACCGTCGTGCCGGCCTTCACCGGTCGGATGCTGCAAATCCTGCGGCCGGGCGCGGCGGCGCTGTCCGACACGCAGGTCTACCGCACGATGGTCGCGGCGCTGCCGGAAGGGGTCGCCGCGGGCGACTACACCACGGCGGCCGAGGACAAACCGCTGTTGGTGGTGACGCAATCGACCGCCAAGGCGTGGGGCGGCAACGACCGCAATGCGGATCTTTCCCTGGTGCTCAAGCATTGCGACGGGCTGGTGCTCGGGATCGTCGCCGGCCGCGGGGCGCCGGAGGCGATCCGCGGTTGCCGGCTGCCCGTGGCACGCGAATTCCTGGACGAGGCAACGATGTTCAATGCTGTGCGGGCCGGTCAGCTCACCGCGGCGTGGACCAGCACCGCCGACCCGGCGATCCCCGGCGACCTGGTTTCGCTGGCCGATGGCAAGCCGACGCTCATCCAGGCCGAGAACGTGGTGCCGCTGTACCGGCGCAACGCTCTGACCGACCGGCAGTTGCTGGCGATCAACGAAGTGGCCGGCGTGCTGGATACCGCGGCCCTGGCCGACATGCGCCGTCAGGTGGCGTCCGGCGCGGACCCGCAGGTGGTGGCCGGCGGCTGGCTCGGCGAGCACCCGCTGGGCCGCTGA
- a CDS encoding MFS transporter — protein MTTPRSRLPGRARRGNPWYALWAMMIGFFMIMVDSTIVAIANPTIMAELRIGYGTVVWVTSAYLLGYVVVLLVAGRLGDRFGPKNLYLLGLVVFTAASMWCGLSGSAAMLIAARVVQGVGAGVLTPQTLSTITRIFPAQRRGVAVSVWGATAGLASLVGPLAGGILVDGLGWEWIFFVNVPIGIAGIALAVWLVPELPTQVHRFDVIGVVLSTVGMFLIVFALQQGETARWQPWIWALIVAGIGCMTGFVYWQSVNAHEPMIPLQIFADRDFSLCNLGVAVTAFAATSMMLPVTFFMQAVCGLSPTRSALLIAPMAVANGVFAPFVGRIVDRAHPLPVLGFGFSVLAIALTWLSFEMNPGTPIWRLALPFFAVGVGMAFVWSLLTATATRNLPPELAGAGSAVYNTVRQLGAVLGSAGMAAFMTARIGAELPPASGESEDGLGLQLPAFLREPFSDAMAQSVLLPAFIALFGIIAALFLLGSSPSRPARAGRRAEPPGPDVGDGVDDDYDDYVEFVLRREPDAEPAPLSRNGFGVADVNPTRRSR, from the coding sequence ATGACCACGCCGAGGTCGCGGCTGCCCGGGCGAGCCCGGCGCGGGAATCCGTGGTACGCGCTGTGGGCGATGATGATCGGCTTCTTCATGATCATGGTCGACTCGACCATCGTCGCCATCGCTAACCCGACCATCATGGCCGAGCTGCGCATCGGTTACGGCACCGTCGTCTGGGTGACCAGCGCTTACCTGCTGGGGTACGTGGTGGTGCTGCTGGTGGCGGGGCGGCTCGGTGACCGGTTCGGACCCAAGAATCTCTACCTGCTCGGCCTAGTGGTGTTCACCGCGGCCTCGATGTGGTGTGGGCTGTCGGGCAGCGCCGCGATGCTGATCGCCGCCCGGGTGGTGCAGGGCGTAGGCGCCGGGGTGCTGACGCCGCAGACCCTGTCCACCATCACCCGGATCTTCCCGGCGCAGCGGCGCGGCGTGGCGGTGAGCGTGTGGGGTGCCACCGCCGGGTTGGCCAGCCTGGTGGGACCGCTGGCCGGGGGCATCCTCGTCGACGGCCTCGGATGGGAGTGGATTTTCTTCGTCAACGTCCCCATCGGCATCGCCGGGATCGCGCTGGCGGTGTGGCTGGTCCCGGAGCTGCCCACCCAGGTCCACCGGTTCGACGTGATCGGCGTCGTGCTGTCCACCGTGGGCATGTTTCTGATCGTCTTCGCCCTGCAGCAAGGCGAGACCGCGCGCTGGCAGCCCTGGATCTGGGCGCTGATCGTGGCGGGGATCGGATGCATGACGGGGTTCGTCTACTGGCAGTCGGTGAACGCCCACGAACCGATGATCCCGCTGCAGATCTTCGCCGACCGCGACTTCAGCCTGTGCAACCTCGGAGTCGCGGTCACCGCGTTCGCGGCGACGTCGATGATGCTGCCGGTGACGTTCTTCATGCAGGCCGTCTGCGGGCTGTCTCCGACGCGCTCGGCGCTGCTGATCGCGCCGATGGCCGTCGCCAACGGTGTGTTCGCGCCGTTCGTCGGGCGGATCGTCGATCGCGCCCACCCGCTCCCGGTGCTGGGCTTCGGCTTCTCGGTGTTGGCGATCGCCCTGACCTGGCTGTCGTTCGAGATGAACCCGGGCACACCCATCTGGCGGCTGGCCCTGCCGTTCTTCGCCGTCGGCGTCGGGATGGCGTTCGTCTGGTCGCTGCTGACGGCCACGGCGACCCGCAACTTACCGCCGGAGCTGGCCGGCGCGGGTTCCGCAGTGTACAACACCGTTCGCCAGCTGGGGGCGGTGCTCGGTAGTGCCGGCATGGCCGCGTTCATGACGGCACGGATCGGCGCCGAGCTGCCGCCCGCCTCCGGCGAAAGCGAGGACGGCCTCGGCCTGCAGTTGCCCGCCTTCCTGCGCGAGCCGTTCTCCGACGCGATGGCGCAATCGGTGTTGCTGCCCGCGTTCATCGCGTTGTTCGGCATCATCGCGGCGCTGTTCCTGCTCGGCTCGTCACCGTCGCGGCCGGCCCGCGCGGGCCGGCGAGCCGAGCCGCCCGGACCTGACGTTGGCGACGGCGTCGACGACGATTACGACGACTACGTCGAGTTCGTCCTTCGTCGCGAACCGGATGCGGAGCCGGCGCCCTTGTCCCGCAACGGTTTCGGCGTCGCCGATGTTAACCCGACTCGCCGGTCGAGGTGA
- a CDS encoding TM0106 family RecB-like putative nuclease: protein MFVTDGSPEHRIVYSASDLAAAARCEYALLRELDAKLGRGPAVAVADELLARTAALGNEHERRELDRLRGQFGDGVAIGRPAYSIASFAAAAEATQRAIARAAPVVYQAAMFDGRFVGFADFLVRAGDQYRLIDTKLARSPKVTALLQLAAYADALTAAGVPVAPEAELRLGDGSVMSYRVADLIPVYRSQRAQLQRLLDAHQARGTAVRWEDDGIRACFRCPLCVEQIRATDDLLLVAGMRVSQRDKLIDAGISTLADLAAHAGPVPGFAPSALGKLTAQAKLQVRQRDTGTPQFEVADPQPLALLPDPDPGDLFFDFEGDPLWTADGHDWGLEYLFGVLEAGPTGKFRPLWAHNRVNERKALTDFLTMVAKRRKRRPNMHIYHYAPYEKTALLRLAGRYGVGEDEVDELLRSGTLVDLYPLVRKSIRAGAESFGLKALEPLYMGAQLRAGEVTTATDSITSYARYCELQADGRADEAATLLKEIEDYNRYDCRSTQELRNWLLVRALESGITPIGAQPVSDSGGVEDHDRLAERLAEFTGDVAVGDRTPEQIAVALVAAARGYHRREDKPFWWAHFDRLNFPVEEWADNTDVFVADDAVLVEKWHTPPRARKPQRRVRLRGGLARGDLTRNVFALYEPPAPASMTDDPDRRAAGRAEVCEVDDAAAPTEVLIVERVGGDGRPFHQLPFALTPGPPVSTAALRDSIESTAQALAAGLPALPRDAMADILLRRAPRTRSGNALPHDGDTVDDITAAVIDLDSSYVAVHGPPGTGKTYTAAQVIARLVTGHAWRVGVVAQSHATVENLLGAVIDAGLDPGRVAKKRYDHQAPRWREIDSNDYAAFIGDTTGCVIGGTAWDFANANRVRPGSLELLVIDEAGQFCLANTVAVAPAARNLLLLGDPQQLPQVSQGTHPEQVDTSALDWLVDGQRTLPDERGYFLDRSYRMHPAVCAAVSALAYEGRLQSNLERAGARRLDGYQPGVHVHLVGHQGNSIESPEEADAVLAEIRRLLGSAWTDERGTRPLAPSDVLVLAPYNAQVALVRRRLAAAGLDEVRVGTVDKFQGGQAPVVFISMTASSVDEVPRGMSFLLNRNRLNVAVSRAQYAAVVVRSELLTEYLPGTPAGLTELGAFLALTSTGESG, encoded by the coding sequence GTGTTCGTCACCGACGGCAGCCCCGAGCACAGGATTGTCTACAGCGCGTCGGACCTCGCCGCCGCCGCACGGTGCGAGTACGCCCTGCTGCGCGAGCTCGATGCAAAGCTCGGCCGCGGCCCTGCCGTCGCCGTCGCGGACGAACTGCTGGCGCGCACCGCGGCGCTGGGCAACGAGCACGAGCGGCGCGAACTCGACCGGTTGCGCGGCCAGTTCGGCGACGGCGTCGCGATCGGCCGCCCGGCCTACAGCATCGCCAGCTTCGCGGCCGCCGCCGAGGCCACGCAACGGGCCATCGCCCGGGCCGCCCCGGTGGTGTACCAGGCCGCCATGTTCGACGGGCGCTTCGTCGGATTCGCCGATTTCCTGGTCCGGGCCGGCGATCAGTACCGGCTCATCGACACGAAGCTGGCCCGCTCCCCCAAGGTCACCGCGTTGTTGCAGCTGGCCGCCTACGCCGACGCGCTGACCGCGGCGGGCGTCCCGGTCGCCCCGGAGGCCGAGCTGCGGCTGGGCGACGGCTCGGTGATGTCCTATCGGGTCGCCGACCTGATCCCGGTCTACCGATCCCAGCGCGCCCAGTTGCAGCGGTTGCTCGACGCGCACCAGGCTCGCGGCACAGCGGTGCGCTGGGAAGACGATGGGATCCGGGCGTGCTTCCGGTGCCCGCTCTGCGTCGAGCAGATACGCGCAACCGACGACCTGCTGCTGGTCGCCGGAATGCGAGTGAGCCAGCGCGACAAGCTCATTGACGCCGGTATCAGCACACTCGCCGATCTGGCGGCCCACGCGGGACCAGTGCCCGGCTTCGCGCCCAGCGCGCTGGGTAAACTGACCGCACAGGCCAAACTACAAGTGCGGCAACGGGACACCGGAACCCCGCAGTTCGAGGTAGCCGATCCGCAGCCGCTGGCCCTGCTGCCCGATCCCGACCCCGGTGACCTGTTCTTCGACTTCGAGGGCGACCCACTGTGGACCGCCGACGGGCACGACTGGGGCCTGGAATACCTGTTCGGCGTCCTGGAAGCCGGACCCACCGGCAAGTTCCGGCCGTTGTGGGCCCACAACCGGGTGAACGAGCGCAAGGCCCTGACCGACTTCCTGACCATGGTGGCCAAGCGCCGCAAGCGCCGGCCCAACATGCACATCTACCACTACGCGCCGTACGAGAAGACCGCGTTGCTGCGCCTTGCCGGACGCTACGGCGTCGGCGAGGACGAGGTCGACGAGCTGTTGCGCAGCGGCACGCTGGTCGACCTCTATCCCCTGGTGCGCAAAAGCATTCGCGCGGGCGCCGAATCGTTCGGCCTCAAGGCGCTGGAGCCGCTGTACATGGGGGCCCAGCTGCGCGCCGGTGAGGTCACCACGGCCACCGATTCGATCACGTCCTACGCGCGCTACTGCGAACTGCAGGCCGACGGCCGCGCCGACGAGGCCGCGACGCTGCTCAAGGAGATCGAGGACTACAACCGCTACGACTGCCGGTCGACGCAGGAGCTGCGCAACTGGCTCCTGGTGCGCGCCCTGGAGTCCGGCATCACACCCATTGGCGCCCAACCGGTTTCCGACAGCGGTGGGGTCGAGGACCACGACCGGTTGGCCGAGCGGTTGGCGGAGTTCACCGGTGACGTCGCCGTCGGCGACCGCACCCCCGAGCAGATCGCCGTCGCGCTGGTGGCCGCGGCCCGGGGTTATCACCGGCGCGAGGACAAGCCCTTCTGGTGGGCGCATTTCGACCGGCTGAACTTCCCGGTCGAGGAGTGGGCGGACAACACCGACGTCTTCGTCGCCGACGACGCGGTGCTGGTCGAAAAGTGGCATACCCCCCCGCGGGCCCGAAAGCCGCAGCGGCGGGTGCGGCTTCGCGGCGGGCTGGCCCGCGGCGACCTGACGCGGAACGTGTTCGCGCTCTACGAACCCCCGGCCCCGGCGAGCATGACCGACGACCCCGACCGCCGGGCGGCCGGACGCGCCGAGGTCTGCGAGGTCGACGACGCCGCGGCGCCCACCGAGGTGCTGATCGTCGAACGAGTCGGTGGCGACGGCAGGCCATTCCATCAGCTGCCGTTCGCGCTCACTCCCGGTCCGCCCGTTTCGACCGCGGCGCTGCGGGATTCGATCGAGTCGACCGCACAAGCGCTGGCCGCGGGGTTGCCGGCGCTGCCTCGCGACGCGATGGCCGACATCCTGCTGCGCCGCGCACCCCGCACCCGCAGCGGCAACGCGCTGCCCCACGACGGCGATACCGTCGACGACATCACCGCGGCGGTCATCGACCTCGACTCGTCGTATGTCGCGGTGCACGGACCGCCGGGGACCGGCAAGACCTACACCGCCGCCCAGGTGATAGCCCGCCTGGTCACGGGGCATGCCTGGCGCGTCGGCGTGGTGGCCCAGTCGCATGCGACGGTGGAAAACCTGCTGGGCGCGGTCATCGACGCCGGGCTGGACCCGGGGCGGGTCGCCAAGAAGCGGTACGACCACCAGGCCCCGCGGTGGCGCGAGATCGACAGCAACGATTACGCCGCGTTCATCGGCGACACCACCGGTTGTGTGATCGGCGGCACGGCTTGGGATTTCGCCAACGCCAACCGGGTGCGGCCGGGCAGCCTCGAGTTGCTGGTGATCGACGAGGCCGGCCAGTTCTGCCTGGCCAACACCGTCGCCGTGGCGCCCGCGGCCCGGAACCTGCTGCTGCTCGGGGACCCCCAGCAGCTGCCGCAGGTCAGTCAGGGTACCCATCCCGAACAGGTCGACACCTCCGCGCTGGACTGGCTGGTCGACGGCCAGCGCACGCTACCCGACGAGCGCGGTTACTTCCTGGACCGCTCCTACCGCATGCATCCGGCGGTCTGCGCGGCGGTTTCGGCGCTGGCCTACGAGGGCCGGCTGCAGTCGAACCTCGAACGCGCGGGCGCACGTCGCCTCGACGGCTACCAACCCGGCGTGCACGTGCATCTGGTTGGCCACCAAGGCAATTCGATCGAGAGTCCCGAAGAGGCCGACGCCGTCCTGGCCGAGATCCGGCGACTGCTGGGATCGGCTTGGACCGACGAGCGCGGCACGCGGCCGCTGGCCCCGTCCGACGTGCTGGTGCTGGCGCCGTACAACGCGCAGGTGGCGCTGGTGCGTCGGCGGCTGGCGGCGGCCGGGCTCGACGAGGTCCGGGTCGGCACCGTCGACAAGTTCCAGGGCGGGCAGGCCCCGGTGGTCTTCATCTCCATGACGGCGTCGTCGGTCGACGAGGTGCCGCGGGGAATGTCTTTCCTGCTCAACCGAAATCGGCTCAACGTCGCCGTCAGCCGGGCTCAGTACGCCGCGGTCGTGGTGCGCTCGGAACTGCTGACCGAGTATCTGCCCGGCACGCCGGCCGGCCTGACCGAGCTGGGCGCCTTTCTGGCCCTCACCTCGACCGGCGAGTCGGGTTAA